The Deinococcota bacterium genome includes a window with the following:
- a CDS encoding type II toxin-antitoxin system HicB family antitoxin, with protein MKYKIALRRSEEGFSVSVPGLPGCWSQGETETEALENIREAIQEYLSVVDEALQDADVREVEVAI; from the coding sequence ATGAAATATAAGATTGCGCTACGCCGTTCGGAAGAGGGCTTCAGCGTTTCTGTTCCCGGCTTACCTGGTTGTTGGTCCCAGGGTGAAACGGAAACAGAGGCGCTCGAGAACATTAGAGAGGCCATTCAGGAATACCTCTCGGTCGTCGATGAGGCGCTTCAAGACGCCGACGTGCGCGAAGTTGAAGTCGCGATTT
- a CDS encoding sugar nucleotide-binding protein codes for MNENAAVLVIGASGFLGRTITKRLAALNVVIPTHHSNNPFSNSVRYDFFSDNIRDLCDAFKLSAAVFAAAVETEPSEIVRPAMERFVRGCQDRRLVYLSSDAVFSGDRGMYLETDQPEPRTLYGRNLQHCEHLIAENCTNYCIIRPSYIYGFADGQLDGRLARTRASLQAGEKVMLFRDMFKSPLGVQQVAEAVIHLMFSDYAGTLHVAGERLSVFDFHFQAMKALGVNTKGLQHNTIPEEPEFPRDTSLDASLWQSLTNKVPLSIEETLVK; via the coding sequence ATGAATGAAAACGCTGCTGTATTGGTCATAGGTGCCAGCGGTTTTTTGGGGCGCACCATCACCAAACGACTTGCCGCTTTAAACGTAGTTATCCCCACCCACCACAGCAACAACCCATTTTCCAACTCCGTGCGCTACGACTTCTTCAGCGACAATATCCGCGATCTTTGCGATGCCTTCAAGCTTTCCGCCGCTGTCTTTGCAGCCGCCGTCGAGACAGAACCATCTGAAATTGTTCGCCCTGCAATGGAGCGCTTCGTGCGCGGTTGTCAAGATAGGCGCCTTGTCTACTTGTCGAGTGATGCGGTCTTTAGCGGGGATAGAGGGATGTACCTTGAAACCGACCAACCTGAGCCCCGCACGCTTTACGGACGCAACCTGCAACACTGTGAGCACTTGATTGCGGAGAACTGCACGAATTATTGTATTATCCGCCCCAGCTACATCTACGGCTTTGCGGATGGACAGCTTGACGGGCGCCTTGCGCGCACAAGGGCCTCCCTTCAGGCTGGTGAAAAGGTCATGCTCTTCAGGGACATGTTTAAAAGTCCTTTAGGAGTCCAGCAGGTCGCTGAGGCCGTTATCCATCTTATGTTTTCGGATTATGCGGGTACTCTCCACGTTGCGGGGGAACGACTGAGCGTCTTCGATTTTCACTTTCAAGCCATGAAAGCTCTTGGCGTAAACACAAAGGGTTTGCAGCACAACACCATACCTGAAGAGCCCGAATTTCCTAGGGATACGTCTCTGGACGCTTCACTGTGGCAGTCCCTTACCAACAAGGTGCCGCTAAGCATTGAGGAGACCTTGGTGAAGTGA
- a CDS encoding type II toxin-antitoxin system HicB family antitoxin, whose translation MHKQLTAIIEREQDGYVALCPELDIASQGGTIEEARENLREALELFFETASPEEVGERFHTLRQSSTLQWGSVMSLTDSSTFVRDNR comes from the coding sequence ATGCATAAACAGCTAACCGCAATTATCGAAAGGGAGCAGGATGGTTACGTGGCGCTCTGTCCAGAACTCGACATTGCCAGTCAGGGCGGCACGATCGAGGAGGCCCGCGAAAACTTGCGCGAAGCGCTCGAGCTGTTCTTCGAGACCGCCTCACCGGAGGAGGTTGGGGAGCGGTTTCATACGCTGCGTCAAAGCTCTACGCTTCAGTGGGGTTCCGTAATGTCTTTGACCGACTCGAGTACGTTCGTGAGGGATAACAGGTGA